One part of the Lotus japonicus ecotype B-129 chromosome 2, LjGifu_v1.2 genome encodes these proteins:
- the LOC130736226 gene encoding uncharacterized protein LOC130736226, producing the protein MPGYIERNCPNGAKAEPVLNTSKGRRPTAPGRVFAISGEQAEATDDLIQGTCIIAGISLMVLFDSGATHSFISEECAKRLGLLIVELPFDLVVTTPAADRLVKRTTCLQCPLIYEDRKFLANIVYLGLKQLDVILCMDWLAQYHVHLDFANKAVVFPDSGVTDYLNSYSLRKGSSAFVNSIVVEAKNDSDVRNISLVQDFVDVFPEDVPGLPPVRETEFTIDIMPDTGPISMTPYRMAPAELAELAKQLEDLSSKGFIRPSVCRLGEHRCCW; encoded by the coding sequence ATGCCAGGGTATATCGAGAGGAATTGTCCTAATGGTGCCAAGGCTGAGCCGGTACTAAATACTTCTAAGGGAAGGCGACCTACTGCTCCAGGACGTGTGTTTGCAATATCTGGAGAACAGGCTGAAGCTACTGATGATCTTATCCAGGGTACGTGTATTATCGCTGGAATCTCCTTAATGGTTTtgtttgattctggtgctacacaTTCGTTTATTTCTGAGGAGTGTGCGAAGAGACTAGGGCTACTAATTGTAGAGTTACCCTTCGATTTGGTGGTGACAACCCCTGCCGCCGATCGTTTAGTTAAGCGCACGACATGCTTGCAATGTCCGTTGATCTACGAGGATCGAAAGTTTCTTGCGAACATCGTCTACTTAGGGCTTAAACAACTCGATGTGATTCTGTGCATGGATTGGTTGGCACAATATCATGTTCACTTGGATTTTGCTAACAAGGCCGTGGTGTTTCCAGATTCAGGCGTTACGGATTACTTGAATTCGTACTCTTTGAGGAAGGGTTCATCAGCGTTCGTGAACTCCATTGTGGTGGAAGCAAAGAATGATAGTGATGTGCGAAATATCTCGCTAGTGCAAGATTTTGTGGATGTGTTCCCGGAGGACGTGCCTGGATTACCACCAGTGAGGGAGACAGAGTTCACCATTGATATAATGCCCGACACGGGACCGATATCGATGACACCgtatcggatggcaccagcgGAGTTGGCGGAGTTGGCGAAAcagttggaggatctctcctcgaagggatttatccgacctAGTGTGTGTCGCCTTGGGGAGCACCGGTGTTgttggtga